The genomic region AAAGGGGTGTTGAAACAATAAGGGCGATGACTTGGGAAGCTTTCAAAGTACCATTCCTCAAACATCATAGCCCCAAGGCAGTGATAAATAAGATAAAGGAGGAATTCATGCAATTGAGGCAAAAGGGTGAAACCGTTGATAAAATTACGGGGATGTTCATGGATAAGCTCAAGTTTTGTGATGACTTGGTCAAAACTGAAGAACAGAAAATTTATTATTATCACACCATGCTTAGGgctgaatatagggagttcatgactccctcaCATTATGAAAGCCTCACCGATATAATCAATGCGGCGCGGGAACGCGAGATTGAACTAAAAAGGCAAGTTGAAAGAGGTGAGAGGAGGGCCTTGGACGAAAACCCGAGTCCCACAAAGAAGCCGAAGGTAGCTGAATCTTCGAAGAAAGGAAGTGCAAAAGGAGGATCTCCGAGTTGCAAAATATGTGGACGCACTCATAAAGGTGAATGCTACTTCAAGAACAAACCTTGCGTGGCATGTGGCAAGATAGGGCATGGGGTTGCAAATTGCCCAGACAAAGTAACGGTGTGCTATAAATGTTACCAACCGGGTCATAAGAAGTCAGAATGTCCGGAATTGGTGGGAAAGAAAGAGAGTGCCGACTCTAGGGATGAGACCCCAAAAGCTAAGGCAAGGTCGTTCCAAATCACTGCTGCTGAAGCAAAAATGGAACCTGACGTGGTTACAGGTATATTTACTATAAATTCGATCCTTGCACGTGTTTTATTTGATACAGGTGCGAATAAGTCttttgtttcacatagatttattCAAAACCCCATGTTTACATTGACGAAATTACCCATGCCAATGGAAGTAGAAGTAGGTAATAACAAAAGTTTtcttgtttgtgatgtatgtcgGGAATGCAAATTGAATATCGATGGTGAGGAATACTCCATTGATTTAATACCCATGTCCATGGTTGAATTTCAAGTGGTCGTCgaaatggattggctatcccgctaCCATGCTAAGGTGATATGCTTACGTAAGGAGATACACCTAACGTCTCCGAGCGGAGGCGTGTCATCATCTATGGGGAGAAGGCTTGTAATCCTATGATATACTCGATGATAGAAGCCCGCAAGTTTATACTACACGGGTGtaaggcatatttaacttataTACGTGACGTCGAAAAAGAAACGCCAAGAATCGAAGACGTACCTGTGGTGCGTGAATTTAAAGATGTCTTTCCCGAAGATCTTCCGGGAATGCCACCAGAGCGCGAAATAGAGTTCGGGATTGAACTAGCCCCGGGTGCCAAACCGGTTGCTAAGGCACCGTATAGATTGGCACCTTCAGAACTGCAAGAGTTAATGTCTCAGTTGCAAGATTTACTAGAGAAGGGATTCATCCAGCCTAGCGTGTCTCCTTGGGGAGCCCCCgtgctatttgtaaagaagaaggacggaagcatgcggatgtgtattgattaccgggagttaaacaaactcacggtaaagagtcgatacccacttccgagaatcgacgacttattcgatcaattacaaggcgctagctggttttcaaaaatcgatttGAGATCGGGTTACCACCAATTGAGGGTAAAGGAAAATGATGTAccaaaaacggcattccggacacGATACGGACATTTCGAATTTCTCGTGAtgtctttcggattaacgaatgcgcccgcggctttcatggacctcatgaaccgggtttgcaaaccgatGCTCGATAGATCGGTGATTgtttttatagacgacatcctcgtTTATTCAAGAAACGAGGCGGAGCACGCTAACCATTTACGAGAAGTATTGGAGGTATTAAGGCGGGAAAGAttatatgctaaattctcaaaatgcgccttctggttacgagaggtgcaattcctaggGCACGTCATAAGTGCCGAGGGAATATTGGTGGATCCGTCGAAGGTTGAAGCGGTGTCAAAATGGAGCCCTCCAAAGAATCCATCCGAAATTAGAAGTTTCTTGGGGTTGGCAGGttactatcggagattcattcaggatttctccaaaatcgcAACGCCATTGACCAAATTGACCCGCAAGAATGAGAAGTTCGTCTGGGGAAGCAATCAAGAAAAGGCATTTCAGACATTAAAAGAAAAATTAACCTGTGCACCGGTGTTGACTTTACCGGATGGTACGGAGGATATGGTAGTGTTCTCGGATGCATCGCACCTAGGCCTTGGGTGCGTACTAATGCAAAGGGGAAGGGTAATCGCCTATGCCTCTAGGCAACTTAAACCGCATGAAACAAAGTacccaactcatgatcttgagttggcaGCCGTGGTCTTTGCCttgaaaatctggaggcattacttgtatggtgtgaaaagtactattttcactgaccataagagtttGAAGTATTTCTTTGATcaaaaggagctaaacatgaggcagagACGCTGGTTAGAAGTGGTGAaagactacgactgcgagatccattaccaccccggaaaggctaatgtggtggcggatgcccttagccgaaaggacGAATGCGCTCTAATACGAGTACGGTCTATGTAGTTGGTAGTAACTTCAGGTTTGCTCGAGCGTATCCGAGAAGCCCAAACCGAAGCGTTAAAGGAAGAAAATTGGAAGAAAGAACGTATAAAAGGGATGGTAAAAGACCTTACGGAAGGAAGTAATGGGATGAAATGCCGGAATGATCGGATTTGGGTCCCAAACACATGTGGTGTTAAGAGTCTTCTGCTTGACgaggctcataagtctcgctattcgatCCATCCCGGGGCAACTAAGATGTATAGGgatttgaagcaaaactattggtggccggggatgaaaagggatgtggctaaatacgtggagaagtgtttgacttgtttacaagtcaaagcggAGCATCAAAAACCCTACGGAAAGTTGCAACCATTAGATAttccggtttggaagtgggaacaaattacaATGGACCTGCTAACCAAGCTGCCCAGAACTAGCCGTGGTttcgatgctatttgggtagttGTGGATAGAGTAACCAAAAGTGCCCATTTCATCCCTATCCGAGAAACTTATACGTCAGAGAAGATGTCAGAAGTGTAAACTAATGAGATAATAGCACGCCACGGAGTGccggtatccatcgtgtccgatagggatacccggttcacttcaaatttttggtgcgatttccaaaaacaaatgggaactaaattgtttattagcaccgcataccatcctcaaacggatggtcaaagtgaaagaacaatacaaacattgggggATATGTTACGGGCGTGCATAATTgacttcgggggtagttgggataTTCACCTaccgttggttgaattctcatataataacagttaccacgcaagcatcggtatggctccgtatgaaatgctatacggaaggaagtgtcgaactccggtatgttggggtgagGTTGGCCCGCGTGAACTTGAACATAAGGATATCGTCGGACTCACGAATCAAAAGATCGACATAGTCCGAGCTCACCTAAGGGCGGCTCAAAATCGACAGAAGGCGTATGCGGACAAACGGAGAAAACCGATTgagttccaagttggtgataaggTGATGTTGAAGGTATCGCCGTGGAAAGGAATAATCCGGTttagaaaaaggggaaagttaagcccaaggtttaTCGGGCCCTTCAGAATCATCGAGCGAGTCGGTAGGGTGGCTTACCGTCTCGAATTGCCCGCAGAGTTGAGTGGGATACATAGCACGTTCCATGTATCACATCTccggaaatgtctagctgacgaaaccGCGTATATTCACTATGACGACATCGGGGTAGATAATAGTCTCAACTACGCGCTGAGACCAATTGCGATTCTAGACCGTAAGGTGAAAAGCTTAAGGAACAAGATGGTCTAtcaagtaaaagtcaaatgggaacacCGAAAAGGATCAGACACCACTTGGGAGTCTGAAGAGGAAATGAAACGACTATACCCTACACTTTTCGGTACGTATAAGAAACTTCTGTCATACACATaaacaggtttcggggacgaaaccctctttaaggggggtggacttgtaacaccccgaaaatattaatgttacattttaaactaaatactagtagtaagttaagataaaagactaggaaagataacctagttagtagaAATCTTAACATAATATGACAAAGTATAATTAAAAACCCTTGTTCTATAGCCATGTAAAATTGAGGGACCAAAATTGTCAATTCTGGAACTTAAATTATTATTAGTAAAAataacacaccaaacacacacctaagtgtgtgtttgatCGATCAGAACGCAGGAACAAAGGGGATTTCCCCTCAAACCCTAATGTTCACAAaatccatcaattgaaggttcaaATCGAGTCCAAATTGAAATCTGAATATAGAATTGTGATCACCTTGActaagggatcgtaaggtatgcaaaatttcaTGATTTGATTCTACCTTAGATTTTAGATAAAATCATGAGGTTCAAATTTGAGCATGCATGATGTTTGTTTTATTGAAATAATGTATAGGGATGAACCCTAGTAGATTTCTTGTTGAAATTTGGTTTAATTCTTGTAAAATTCATGATCACCATTAGAGGTGATATGTGGGTTTTAGTAGAAAAGTATGAGACATTAGGATTTTGATGTATCCTAGAGTAATTCAAGCTTTATGAACAAGATTCAGAAATTATTGATGTAAAAATTTAGCGAAATTGCTTAAATTGATGTTTGCCATGGCTAAATCATGAATGTTAAACTTAGTTACAAATTGTAAGAAATTATGCACACAAGAtgcttgataaaatgcctaaaagacatTGATCGACACAAATATGGTGTTGGTAAAGTAACAAGCTTAATCATGAGCCGAATGGTTCTAATGATAATTGGCTTGTATGTTTTAGGCAACACGAGTGAGGcgtcgggaagtcaagccggtgcGGACGCTCGCCAAAAGGGAAAGCTCTAAGGTACGTGGTTAACGCTACTATAATGTTGATGATTTAGTTTTCATTTTAATGGTTTACTAGTTATGAACAATAGAGAGTCGTGATGGTTTGGTTGCTTGAAATGAGGGACCTCATAATGGCAAACCAAAATGAGCTAATAGTGGTGGGTACAAACCGGGTAATGGAAGTACCTCATCCGTAGTCCATAAAACCGTGTGTCGGGTAATGGAAAGAATATTATTTGTcacgcaaaccggtaatgggagcgtgTGGGTTGAAGTAAGGGATCCTAAACGGATCATAATTGCTGTAAAGGAATACCCCGTGCTGTGCTTTGATGTCCTTAAAGTGCAGAAATTggtataaacgggtcaaaacagcaaacaTGAAGGATATGCAGagactaccgtaaattacggtaccaccgtaatttacggtggagagtAAACCTTTACGGTGGTTCTCTACTGAATTACGGTAGAACAATAAACGTCCAgctctcaccgtaaattacggtgaccaccgtaatttacggtggagtccAGCTAAGAATGTCAAGTTTTGTATAATTTCATATTTTGAATCCGATTTAAACGTACACTTAATTATGTGAAATTTGAGGGATTCTAACCTTGATATTTTGTTAAATTTCCAGCTTTAAAGTAAGTCACTCAAATGGATGGTGATCAACGCAAGGCTTCTGAACCGAACACAATCAAGAAGTTGTTCTTCACTTTTGTCTTAGATATTCGCTAGTGATAATTTTGTAATGAAAGGAATACTTATGTATCCTTTTTGTGTTGTGGTGGTTTTCAAACACTTATGTtctaaactagaatcaaaatTTGTGCTTGTGTTTTAAATGATTATGATCCTTCTTATCTAATCGGTATAAATTCTGGGCATTTTAAATTGGAGTGTTACACGTATAGGGTAAATTtcggtaagtgtaagatatatgttgcataaattttgaaatgtgtaggataaaatgtttttttgctttattaatgaGAAATAACATAATTAATTGAAAGAAttataaactatttaatattttaccaTTATgcaatttcttctttttcttctcacattaaatttcttctcaaatgaacctttcccatatatatatatatatatatatatatatatatatatatatatatatatatatatatatatatatatatatataggggatggatcatgagaaactTGTTtgaatgagaaaaccaaaaaactaactaaaaaagcctaaaaaaacataccaattttttttacattttttataaaaaatcgttatattttatgcatggaaaaaaaatttcaaaaataaataaataaattttttgttgtactgcacatgtgcactattatagatatagtgcacatgtgcactattatggatatagtgcacatgtgtagtacacatataatacacatgtgcagtacaacaaaaaaaaattgaaatttttttatatataaaaaatagcgattttttataaaaaattgtaaaaaaaaattggtatggtttttagctttttttaggcttttttagttagttttctagttttctcatttagatgtagttttctcatgatcctgatgtgcacaaaatgcaacctataaattacatcaattgtgccataaaactaactcttttttagtactaatgttggaaaaagtgtgcttttgtcttccttttatattttcaggattaaatgagctcaaatgaacaaaagaagcaaaaagacagctaaatctaacataaatacaagaaaaggaacaaaactggcatgcccgacctcccgacagcatcttcccaagcaaaacaaagaagacagaagactgaacacgccccgtgcttagtgagcacggggccgtgcccaagtgtcagcagataagacaaactcatagaagcttctattacccaccacggggccgtgcccagcggacacgggggcgtggtcaacttcctacagacgcatttaatgaaattgcgaattgcaattaatgaagagagagacgcggatggacacggggccgtgcccgagcttctgttcagcctataaataggagtgtttggagctcttgtaactcatcccttggcacaccacctctctcacacttcacccacaacccaccaccatcacaacaccatcatccaccaccatcatccattgtccatcatagagtgtgtgagtcgtctcgggatccaagattgattgtaagagttcttgacaatcaaagaccatgtttgcctaagtctcttacatcacttggtgaagacaagtgtttagtgtaatactttttatttttaatcttttgcactttttaattgattttgtattaatgactttaattactagtttcttatgttgaaggtgattcttccttatcgtttgtccgtggtgtcttgccaTTATTTTaccgtctatataaaataaaagatattcaccattcatatctccacggtctatatggaggtatgttggctacctggtcgggggttaagggaacggtttggtaagagtcttgccattgttcagtgtatagatcctgcaaaggacctgggtcaaatttagtaggacctccttcaatacccaaaggtattggatggcgggggtccaaactctttgatcccctcataagttaactactattaaaactttaacgcgactacttaggactgtatccctgctgactcagactacttagccgagggtaacgtcgccttcaaaagaggggcctaccacattatgcattaataacttaattaattatctttcaataatccgaccctttaggattgtatccttgctgactcaaactactgggttgagggtaacgtcgccttcaaaagaggggcctactacaataactaagataatctcttaaacaagtgcaaaagtgcaaaaataatcaaaggttacactacacacgagtcagatccaagtgattcatcttgtctatctgtttttatttttcagcattttagttagttttattttcttaatttaaaaacctttttctaacattttgattgattagacgttgaggataaaccggtactaaaagctcttgtgtccttggacgacctcgatatcttaccaacactatactacgtccacgatgggtgcactttcccatatgtgtgtttagtgttagtaaatatcgtgttttataaatttaaaacttggctaaaaagtgtaaaaagggcttaaaatatatacctaaaacatatacactcTAAAACGCATCAATcctcaccatatatatatatacacacacacacatatatagaaaaagtgtatAGTACAATATACCTTAACGTACGAAGTGTACGCAATGTCAAATTCGCACGTTATAACAAAAAGTCGCATGTTGTAAAACAGAAGATCGCatgtttaaaaaaatgaaaagcgtgtgtttataaaaaaacatatttcacatgttattaaaaaaacaaattcgCATGATGTTAAAGAATAccaaaatcgcatgttataaaccgATTTTCGCATGTTGGTACCGAATCTCGTACGCTTGGTACGTTAAGACATTTTATACAATAAACATCCCCCCTCTCTATATATAACATGCATCCAACATAATTTAAACTCCTAACATTATAGGTATAAAGTACACCACTAACCAACAAATCGTTCCCTTAGGACACATACACATATAGTTAATAGTTCAGTTAATGATTTATTAGTTATTACTCAATAACTATGTGTTTGTCTTGTTAACAAGCATCAATAGAGTTGATatgatataaaaaaaaagaagagtaaactgtcaaaatggttCCTGAGGTTTGTTTACTTTTgctactttagtccaaaactcaaaccttttgaatctgggtccctatggtttcagttttattgtcattttcatccaaaagcaaaatcttgtcagatttttcagttaacatctggcttttttgtccttttcctccctttaaatgaagggcaaaatggtcttttaagtAAAATTATAACttaatcaaaaagtcaaactcATCTCCACCATCCGATCATCTCTACACCTTTTGACTTCGCCATCTTTATAACCCAGTCTCCATCCCCAATCTTCTTCACTCTCATCTTCTAATCTGCAAACCCTAATCTCTTCCGGCTACAACAATGGCTGTTGACTTTGTAGGAATCCAGACTGTCGAACACCTCAATCGCATCTTCCAGTTGAACAATCACGAGTTCAGTGTTTCTTCCAGATCCGAAGAGAAACTGTCGGATAACCCGCGAATACTTTCCGTTTCTTCGAGATCTGAACAGAAACCATCGGTAGAATCAACTGCTGCGGCGGTTAAGGTCAGTTTATTGAATATATCTGTTACGGATACAACATCATTTCAATCGCCAATGTCTTCGTTTGCGTCTTTGTTTGTTGGAGGAAGTGTTGAAGGAAGCGTATCGAATGGCAGACAAGTGTCCTCATTCGGTATAGTAGCTCCGGCACAGTCGTTCTCGTCCAAGAAACCTCCGCTTCCATCGTCTCATCAGAAAAGACACAGCACTCAGATGACGCCAGCTTCTTTCCACGGATCTGGAAGAGAGAACGTTTTCGACACCGGTTGTCACTATTGCAAAATACAATTATGCTCTTTAATagaagggaggaaaaagacacaAAAAAATggatttaactaaaaaatctaaacagattttggatgaaaatggcaataaaattgaaaccatagggacccagaatcaaaaggtttgagttttggccTAAAATAGCAAAATTGACCAaatctcagggaccattttggcagtttgctcaaaaaaaaaaaaaaacaattgagtTATGAAAAACAAGAGGTAATTGACTAAACGTACCCATTTATTTAGATACTATTAATTTGTAACATGTGTATGCATCTTTGGTTGTAAATTATACttaaactagaattacgacccgccgcaatgcggcgggaattctttagttataactaagtcgatttaggacgcgcaggttatgttgaacctgtcaagcGGGAAAAAATAGACAATGTAAAAATGTTCACCCACACACGTACGTTGCATCGTGTTatctcgcaaaatttagaacgaaatgtaaaaacgttaaaccaaagacgcacgtttgcgatgtgttaagtcacaaaatttagaacgaagcataaagagAAAATTTTgcagaaaatgaaaactataaaggaccaaagttgaaagcaaaaaaagttgtgaggatagatcgCAAAAGATAAAatgttttgtgttaaaagtaaaaaataaatagttttgggttaaaagtaatttatgaaatacttttgtgttaaaagtaaaaaacaaatagttttgggttaaaagtaatttatgaaatacttttgtgtgaaaagtaaaaaaaaaaaaaattttatgtAAAACCCCCAAAGTGAAggttacaacacataagtaaaaaaatgaaactggttaaatcgcaaaagatgaaacttttgaattagaagtgaaaaatcaaattaatcaaaggggttaaattgtataagatggaaacttttgaattagaagtgaaaaatcaaattaattaaaggggttaaattaccaaagattaaaactttaaactcaaattgtcaaagattaaaactttagggttaaaaaggaaacaaatattgtcaaaattaaaactttaaactcaa from Helianthus annuus cultivar XRQ/B chromosome 10, HanXRQr2.0-SUNRISE, whole genome shotgun sequence harbors:
- the LOC110882904 gene encoding uncharacterized protein LOC110882904, whose amino-acid sequence is MSGGASNNVLSLTTDELKEKIAEEVGRAIEVSLPRFVERMQNTLLSTMEERIGELREDLTSDRGKTKEKKGCSYNKFMACKPPIFNGEVDPIACQRWISDIEGVFERTHCDESDFVAYGTGQLRGQAKDWWDNLRNERGVETIRAMTWEAFKVPFLKHHSPKAVINKIKEEFMQLRQKGETVDKITGMFMDKLKFCDDLVKTEEQKIYYYHTMLRAEYREFMTPSHYESLTDIINAAREREIELKRQVERGERRALDENPSPTKKPKVAESSKKGSAKGGSPSCKICGRTHKGECYFKNKPCVACGKIGHGVANCPDKVTVCYKCYQPGHKKSECPELVGKKESADSRDETPKAKARSFQITAAEAKMEPDVVTGIFTINSILARVLFDTGANKSFVSHRFIQNPMFTLTKLPMPMEVEVGNNKSFLVCDVCRECKLNIDGEEYSIDLIPMSMVEFQVVVEMDWLSRYHAKVICLRKEIHLTSPSGGVSSSMGRRLVIL